In one Parvibaculum sp. genomic region, the following are encoded:
- the trmD gene encoding tRNA (guanosine(37)-N1)-methyltransferase TrmD yields the protein MVRDAWTATVLTLFPEMFPGPLGLSLAGRALETGRWRLEAVDIRDFAVDRHRSVDDTPSGGGPGMVMRADVMAAAIDAVHPAGDPRPLIYLSPRGRPLRQARVRELAAGPGVALICGRFEGLDQRVIEARAIEEVSLGDFVLSGGEPAAIALIDAVVRLLPGVMGKDASGTEESFESGLLEYPHYTRPQIFEGREIPPVLTSGDHKKVKAWRRAEAERTTRERRPDLWDDFLRKKP from the coding sequence ATGGTGCGTGACGCCTGGACCGCAACCGTGCTGACGCTCTTCCCGGAGATGTTTCCGGGGCCGCTCGGCCTGTCGCTTGCGGGCCGGGCGCTTGAAACCGGTCGCTGGCGGCTTGAGGCGGTCGATATTCGCGACTTTGCGGTCGACCGGCACCGCTCGGTCGACGACACGCCGTCGGGCGGTGGGCCCGGCATGGTGATGCGGGCCGATGTGATGGCGGCGGCGATCGATGCGGTCCACCCGGCGGGCGACCCGCGGCCGCTGATCTATCTCAGCCCGCGCGGGCGGCCGCTCCGTCAGGCGCGGGTCCGGGAACTGGCGGCGGGGCCCGGCGTGGCGCTGATTTGCGGGCGCTTCGAGGGGCTCGACCAGCGGGTCATCGAGGCCCGGGCCATCGAGGAGGTCAGCCTCGGCGATTTCGTCCTTTCCGGGGGCGAACCGGCGGCCATCGCGCTGATCGACGCGGTTGTCCGCCTGCTGCCGGGGGTTATGGGCAAGGACGCCTCGGGGACCGAGGAAAGCTTCGAAAGCGGGCTTCTGGAGTACCCGCACTATACAAGGCCGCAGATCTTCGAGGGCCGTGAGATTCCGCCGGTTTTGACCTCCGGCGACCACAAAAAGGTCAAGGCCTGGCGCCGTGCCGAGGCCGAAAGGACGACGCGGGAAAGACGGCCCGATCTTTGGGACGATTTTCTGCGGAAGAAACCCTGA
- the dapF gene encoding diaminopimelate epimerase — protein sequence MTHHFLKMNGLGNDFVVLDLRREPLVLTDQIARAIADRETGIGCDQLITIEHPRHGGDAFMGIRNSDGGAVEACGNAARCIGRLILDETGKDAVIIETPAGDTVATRAGDDRITVDMGAPRLKWDEIPLSEEFQDTRAIELEIGPLGAPIMHSPGVVNVGNPHAIFFVEDVDAIDLARSGPMLENHPLFPERANISVAQVLSPTHIRLRTWERGAGLTRACGTAACAATVAAVRRRKTERKITVSLPGGDLTVEWLPDTDKGYGHILMTGDAMLDREGTLDPRLLSGVAA from the coding sequence ATGACGCATCATTTCCTGAAGATGAACGGGCTCGGCAACGACTTCGTCGTGCTGGACCTGCGCCGCGAGCCATTGGTGCTGACGGATCAGATCGCGCGCGCCATTGCCGACCGCGAAACCGGCATCGGCTGCGACCAGCTCATCACCATCGAACATCCCCGCCATGGCGGCGACGCCTTCATGGGCATCCGCAACAGCGATGGCGGCGCCGTGGAAGCCTGCGGCAACGCGGCACGCTGCATCGGCAGGCTCATTCTCGACGAGACCGGCAAGGACGCGGTAATCATCGAAACGCCGGCCGGCGACACGGTCGCGACACGCGCCGGGGACGACCGGATCACCGTTGACATGGGCGCGCCGCGCCTGAAGTGGGACGAGATCCCGCTGTCGGAGGAATTTCAGGATACGCGCGCTATCGAACTCGAGATCGGACCGCTCGGCGCGCCGATCATGCATTCGCCGGGCGTCGTCAATGTCGGCAATCCGCATGCGATCTTCTTCGTCGAGGATGTCGACGCGATCGACCTCGCGCGGTCGGGGCCGATGCTCGAAAATCATCCACTTTTTCCCGAACGCGCCAACATCTCGGTCGCGCAGGTGCTGTCGCCGACCCATATCCGCTTGCGCACCTGGGAACGCGGCGCCGGCCTGACACGCGCCTGCGGCACGGCCGCCTGCGCGGCAACCGTTGCCGCCGTGCGCCGCCGCAAGACCGAACGCAAGATCACGGTGTCGTTGCCGGGCGGCGACCTGACCGTCGAATGGCTGCCCGACACCGACAAGGGCTATGGCCATATCCTGATGACGGGCGATGCGATGCTCGACCGTGAAGGGACGCTGGACCCGCGCCTGCTTTCGGGTGTGGCCGCATGA
- the mtaB gene encoding tRNA (N(6)-L-threonylcarbamoyladenosine(37)-C(2))-methylthiotransferase MtaB — translation MTKRTDIVTFGCRLNAYESEVMRGHADAAGLEGAIVFNTCAVTAEAERQARQAIRKARRENPDARIIVTGCAAQVNPDQFAEMPEVDLVIGNAEKMNAASWQPALALHANERIRVNDIMSVTETAGHLIGGLEGRARAFVQVQNGCDHRCTFCIIPYGRGPSRSVAAGEIVAEVRKLVENGYREVVLTGVDITSYGGDLPGRPSLGNLARRILKLVPELERLRLSSIDSIEADDDLMRLIADEERLMPHLHLSLQSGDDMILKRMKRRHLRDDSIRFCGEARRLRPDIVFGADFIAGFPTETDGMFANTMRLVDECGLTWLHVFPFSPRPGTPAAKMPQVSREVAKARAEQLRIKGAARVRAHLDTGLGATKPVLMETPTTGRTHQFTPVRLADSAATAGEILPLRLAAHDGQSFEGLRAA, via the coding sequence ATGACGAAGCGCACCGACATCGTCACCTTCGGTTGCCGCCTCAACGCCTACGAGTCGGAAGTGATGCGCGGCCATGCCGATGCTGCAGGGCTGGAAGGCGCCATCGTTTTCAACACCTGCGCGGTGACGGCCGAAGCCGAACGGCAGGCGCGGCAAGCGATCCGCAAGGCGCGCCGCGAAAACCCCGATGCGCGCATCATCGTCACCGGCTGCGCCGCACAGGTGAACCCGGATCAGTTTGCCGAAATGCCCGAAGTCGATCTGGTGATTGGCAATGCGGAAAAGATGAACGCGGCAAGCTGGCAACCGGCGCTGGCGCTACATGCCAATGAACGCATCCGCGTCAACGACATCATGTCGGTGACCGAAACCGCCGGGCACCTGATCGGCGGGCTCGAAGGCCGGGCGCGCGCTTTCGTGCAGGTGCAGAACGGCTGCGACCATCGCTGCACCTTCTGCATCATTCCTTACGGCCGCGGACCCTCGCGCAGCGTCGCCGCGGGCGAGATTGTCGCCGAAGTCCGAAAGCTCGTCGAGAACGGCTACCGCGAAGTCGTGCTGACCGGCGTCGACATCACCTCCTATGGCGGCGACCTGCCGGGACGCCCGAGCCTCGGCAATCTGGCGCGGCGCATCCTGAAGCTGGTGCCGGAACTCGAACGCCTGCGTCTGTCTTCAATCGACTCGATCGAGGCCGACGACGACCTGATGCGCCTGATCGCCGACGAAGAGCGGCTGATGCCGCATCTGCATCTTTCGCTGCAATCGGGCGATGACATGATCCTGAAGCGGATGAAGCGCCGTCATCTGCGCGACGATTCGATCCGCTTCTGCGGCGAGGCGCGGCGGTTGCGCCCCGACATCGTCTTCGGCGCCGACTTCATCGCCGGCTTCCCGACCGAAACGGACGGGATGTTTGCAAACACGATGCGCCTCGTCGACGAATGCGGACTGACATGGCTGCATGTTTTCCCCTTCAGTCCGCGCCCCGGCACGCCTGCCGCGAAGATGCCGCAGGTTTCCCGCGAAGTGGCAAAGGCACGCGCCGAGCAATTGCGCATCAAAGGCGCCGCCCGCGTTCGCGCGCATCTCGACACCGGCCTCGGCGCGACGAAACCGGTGCTGATGGAGACGCCGACGACCGGCCGCACCCACCAGTTCACGCCGGTGCGTCTTGCCGACAGCGCCGCGACAGCCGGCGAAATATTGCCGTTGCGCCTTGCCGCCCATGACGGGCAAAGCTTCGAAGGGTTGCGCGCGGCGTGA
- a CDS encoding phosphoribosylaminoimidazolesuccinocarboxamide synthase, whose protein sequence is MDIETLKSRGAADQILADATIPELPNHYRGKVRDNYDLPDGRRIIVASDRLSAFDRILAAIPYKGQVLTQTARFWFEATADICPNHVLDYPDPNVVIGKRLDILPVEIVVRDYLAGSTGTSVLTLYKAGKREMYGVTLPDGLRANAKLPQTIITPTSKAFDGAHDEPLTPEEIVGKGLLTAAQWQTLSDYALALFARGREIAATRGLILVDTKYEFGTDADGRIVLADEIHTPDSSRYWLAKSYEARLAAGEPPESFDKDFVRNWVAARCDPYNDPIPEIPEDLVLETAAVYIRAFETITGRKFEFPPQGEAPLARIRRNLASCFQTA, encoded by the coding sequence ATGGACATCGAGACATTGAAATCGCGGGGCGCGGCGGACCAGATATTGGCCGATGCGACGATCCCGGAACTGCCGAACCATTATCGCGGCAAGGTGCGCGACAATTACGATCTGCCCGACGGGCGGCGGATCATTGTCGCCAGCGACCGCCTGAGCGCCTTCGACCGGATTCTGGCGGCGATCCCCTACAAGGGTCAGGTGCTGACGCAGACGGCGCGCTTCTGGTTCGAGGCGACCGCCGACATTTGCCCCAACCATGTCCTCGACTACCCCGATCCGAATGTCGTGATCGGCAAACGTCTCGACATCCTGCCGGTCGAGATTGTCGTGCGCGACTATCTGGCCGGCAGCACCGGCACCTCGGTGCTGACGCTCTACAAAGCGGGCAAGCGGGAAATGTACGGCGTAACCTTGCCGGACGGGTTGCGCGCCAACGCAAAGCTGCCGCAAACGATCATCACGCCGACCAGCAAGGCCTTCGACGGCGCGCATGACGAGCCGCTGACGCCGGAGGAGATTGTCGGCAAGGGGCTTCTAACGGCCGCGCAATGGCAGACATTGTCGGACTATGCGCTGGCACTGTTCGCCCGCGGGCGAGAGATCGCGGCGACGCGCGGGCTGATCCTGGTCGACACCAAATATGAGTTCGGCACCGACGCGGATGGCCGCATCGTGCTGGCCGATGAAATCCACACGCCCGACAGCAGCCGCTATTGGCTCGCGAAGAGCTATGAAGCACGGCTGGCGGCGGGCGAGCCGCCGGAGAGTTTCGACAAGGATTTCGTGCGCAACTGGGTCGCCGCGCGTTGCGATCCCTATAACGACCCGATTCCGGAAATTCCCGAAGACCTCGTGCTGGAAACGGCGGCCGTCTATATTCGCGCCTTCGAGACGATCACGGGACGAAAATTCGAGTTCCCGCCGCAAGGCGAAGCGCCGCTGGCGCGCATCAGGCGCAACCTCGCGTCCTGCTTCCAGACCGCATGA
- a CDS encoding CinA family protein, translated as MEKLIPLAAEVAERLKKRGETLALSESSMGGLVSAALVAQPGASAFYLGSTVIYTRGAARALYDLKGPPAPDLKPLTEPYVAAMAEVARQKLGSTWALAEMGASGPSGSPYGPPPGTAVIGLAGPRPAAITVSTGSADRAANMRAFGAAALQLLLKSLT; from the coding sequence ATGGAAAAACTGATCCCGCTCGCGGCGGAAGTCGCGGAACGGCTCAAAAAGCGCGGCGAAACCCTCGCCCTGTCGGAGAGCTCGATGGGCGGCCTCGTCTCGGCGGCGCTGGTCGCGCAGCCCGGCGCCTCGGCCTTTTATCTCGGGAGCACCGTCATCTATACGCGCGGCGCAGCCAGGGCGCTTTACGACCTCAAGGGTCCGCCGGCGCCCGACCTCAAGCCGCTGACGGAGCCCTATGTGGCGGCAATGGCGGAGGTGGCGAGGCAGAAGCTCGGATCGACATGGGCGCTGGCTGAAATGGGGGCCTCCGGTCCCTCCGGCTCGCCCTACGGTCCGCCGCCGGGCACGGCCGTGATCGGCCTTGCCGGTCCGCGCCCCGCCGCGATCACGGTCAGCACCGGCTCGGCCGACCGCGCCGCCAATATGCGGGCTTTTGGCGCTGCGGCGCTCCAGTTGCTGCTGAAATCGTTGACTTGA
- a CDS encoding septation protein A — MSDTSTEKTHAGMSASQWTRMAIELGPLVVFFLMNAQADRVFGNPEAQNIFYATGAFMVATVISLSYSYVKFRRVPTMPLVSGIFIMVFGALTLWLQDDEFIKLKPTIVNALFAAALLGAAAMGRPVMKQLFDGAFDLTDKGWMVLTVRWGLFFIFLGLVNEVVWRNFSTDFWVSFKLFGVMPMTLVFGMAQIPVLTKYARGPDPDAQPAE, encoded by the coding sequence ATGAGCGATACCAGCACTGAAAAAACACATGCGGGCATGTCGGCCTCGCAATGGACCCGCATGGCGATCGAGCTCGGGCCGTTGGTGGTCTTCTTCCTGATGAACGCGCAGGCCGACCGGGTCTTCGGCAATCCCGAAGCGCAGAATATCTTCTACGCGACCGGCGCCTTCATGGTCGCGACCGTGATCTCGCTCTCCTATTCCTACGTGAAGTTCCGCCGCGTACCGACCATGCCGCTGGTTTCGGGCATCTTCATCATGGTGTTCGGCGCATTGACGCTGTGGCTGCAGGATGACGAATTCATCAAGCTGAAGCCGACCATCGTCAACGCGCTGTTCGCGGCCGCCCTGCTTGGCGCCGCCGCGATGGGCCGGCCGGTGATGAAGCAGCTTTTCGACGGCGCCTTCGACCTCACCGACAAGGGCTGGATGGTGCTGACGGTACGCTGGGGCCTGTTCTTTATTTTTCTTGGGCTGGTCAACGAAGTGGTCTGGCGCAATTTCTCGACCGACTTCTGGGTCAGCTTCAAACTCTTCGGCGTGATGCCGATGACGCTGGTCTTCGGCATGGCGCAAATACCGGTACTGACCAAATATGCGCGCGGACCCGACCCGGATGCGCAGCCCGCCGAATAA
- the rplS gene encoding 50S ribosomal protein L19, which yields MNIIEQLDQEQMATLSSGKTIPDFAPGDTLQVNVKVVEGTRERLQAYEGVCIGRAGGGINQNFTVRKISYGEGVERVFPLYGPLVDSIKVVRKGRVRRAKLYYLRGLRGKAARITEKQDHKTRSQENGAA from the coding sequence ATGAATATCATCGAGCAGCTCGATCAGGAGCAGATGGCCACGCTTTCGAGCGGCAAGACCATCCCCGACTTTGCCCCCGGCGATACGCTGCAGGTCAATGTGAAGGTGGTCGAAGGCACGCGCGAGCGCCTGCAGGCCTATGAAGGCGTCTGCATCGGCCGCGCCGGCGGCGGCATCAACCAGAACTTCACCGTCCGCAAGATTTCCTACGGCGAGGGCGTCGAGCGCGTGTTCCCGCTTTACGGGCCGCTGGTCGACTCGATCAAGGTCGTGCGCAAGGGCCGTGTGCGCCGGGCGAAGCTTTATTACCTGCGGGGCTTGCGCGGCAAGGCTGCCCGAATTACCGAGAAACAGGACCACAAGACCCGCAGCCAGGAAAACGGCGCCGCCTGA
- the leuC gene encoding 3-isopropylmalate dehydratase large subunit: MSPRTMYDKIWDAHLVEMAEDGTGLLYIDRHLVHEVTSPQAFEGLRMAKRAVHAPRKTLAVADHNVPTTDRSKGIADEESRIQVETLEHNAKDFGVEYLEMSDIRQGIVHIVGPEQGFTLPGTTIVCGDSHTSTHGAFGALAHGIGTSEVEHVLATQTLIQSKAKNMRINVVGKAPAGFTAKDIVLAIIGEIGTAGGTGYVIEYAGEAIRDLSMEGRMTVCNMTIEGGARAGLIAPDEKTYAYLETRPRAPRGKAWEMAVEYWKTLPSDEGAKFDKEITIDIANLPPLITWGTSPENVIKITDRIPDPKDVHDEAHATSMRRALDYMGLTPGTPIVDVKIDRVFIGSCTNGRIEDLRAAAAIAEKAIKAGRKVAPTVNAMVVPGSGLVKEQAEKEGLDKIFLEAGFEWREPGCSMCLAMNADKLAPGERCASTSNRNFEGRQGRGGRTHLVSPAMAAAAAFAGHFVDVREF; the protein is encoded by the coding sequence ATGTCGCCCCGCACCATGTACGACAAGATCTGGGATGCGCATCTGGTCGAGATGGCCGAAGACGGCACGGGCCTTCTCTATATCGACCGGCATCTCGTGCATGAAGTGACGAGCCCGCAGGCCTTCGAGGGTCTGCGCATGGCGAAGCGCGCCGTTCATGCGCCGCGAAAGACGCTGGCCGTCGCCGACCACAACGTGCCGACGACCGACCGTTCCAAGGGCATTGCGGATGAGGAAAGCCGCATCCAGGTCGAGACGCTCGAACATAATGCGAAGGATTTCGGCGTCGAATATCTCGAAATGTCCGACATCCGTCAGGGCATCGTGCATATCGTCGGGCCGGAACAGGGCTTTACGCTGCCCGGCACCACGATCGTCTGCGGCGACAGCCACACCTCGACGCATGGCGCCTTCGGCGCGCTCGCGCATGGCATCGGCACGTCCGAGGTCGAGCATGTGCTCGCGACGCAGACGTTGATCCAGTCCAAAGCCAAAAACATGCGCATCAATGTGGTGGGCAAGGCGCCGGCGGGCTTCACCGCCAAGGACATCGTGCTTGCGATCATCGGCGAGATCGGGACCGCTGGCGGCACCGGCTATGTCATCGAATATGCGGGCGAGGCGATCCGCGATCTTTCGATGGAAGGCCGCATGACCGTCTGCAACATGACGATCGAGGGCGGTGCGCGCGCCGGCCTGATTGCGCCCGACGAAAAAACCTATGCCTATCTCGAAACCCGCCCGCGCGCGCCCAGAGGCAAGGCGTGGGAGATGGCGGTCGAATACTGGAAGACGCTGCCGTCCGACGAAGGCGCGAAGTTCGACAAGGAAATCACCATCGACATCGCCAACCTGCCGCCGCTGATCACCTGGGGCACGAGCCCGGAAAACGTCATCAAGATCACGGATCGCATTCCCGATCCGAAGGATGTGCACGACGAAGCCCATGCGACGTCGATGCGCCGCGCGCTCGACTATATGGGGCTCACGCCCGGCACGCCGATTGTCGACGTCAAGATCGACCGCGTCTTCATCGGTTCCTGCACCAATGGCCGCATCGAAGATTTGCGCGCCGCCGCCGCCATTGCTGAAAAGGCGATCAAGGCCGGCCGCAAGGTCGCGCCGACGGTCAATGCGATGGTCGTGCCCGGTTCCGGCCTTGTGAAAGAACAGGCGGAGAAGGAAGGTCTCGACAAGATTTTTCTCGAAGCGGGCTTCGAATGGCGCGAGCCCGGCTGCTCGATGTGCCTTGCGATGAACGCCGACAAGCTCGCGCCCGGCGAACGCTGCGCCTCGACGTCGAACCGCAATTTCGAGGGCCGTCAGGGCCGCGGCGGCCGCACGCATCTCGTCTCGCCGGCGATGGCGGCGGCGGCGGCGTTCGCGGGCCATTTCGTCGATGTGAGGGAATTCTGA
- the ffh gene encoding signal recognition particle protein, protein MFENLTGRFGDVLSKLKGRGALSEKDVDEAMREVRRALLEADVALPVAKSFVDKVRARAVGQEVLKSVTPGQQVIKIVHDELVEMLGGTEADTAISLRAAAPVVIMMVGLQGSGKTTSTAKIAKRMSERDKRRVLMASLDTRRPAAQEQLKILGEQTGVSTLPIVAGQQPVQIAKRAMEAARLGGYDVLMLDTAGRIHVDEDLMAEVAQVRDATDPHETLLVADSLTGQDAVNVAESFKARVGVTGIVLTRVDGDGRGGAALSMRAVTGVPIKVLGTGEKMDALEDFRADRVAGRILGMGDVVSLVEKAAETIDADKANKMAEKMRKGQFDLDDMAEQLAQMKRMGGMKGVLGMLPGVGKAQMQAANAHMDDGVVKRQAAIISSMTKDERRNPKVLNASRKKRIARGSGTEVQEINRLLKLHRQMADMMKAMGRQKGGMLSKLFGGGAPEMPPEMASDPKALEKLLPPGGGLPRGLGGMSGLPGLPGTGFGGGLPGLPPGKKKK, encoded by the coding sequence GTGTTCGAGAACCTGACAGGCCGCTTCGGCGATGTTCTTTCCAAGCTCAAGGGCCGCGGCGCCCTGAGCGAGAAGGATGTCGACGAAGCCATGCGCGAGGTGCGGCGGGCGCTGCTCGAGGCCGATGTCGCGCTCCCGGTCGCCAAGTCTTTCGTCGACAAGGTGCGCGCCCGCGCCGTCGGCCAGGAAGTGCTGAAGTCGGTCACGCCCGGCCAGCAGGTCATCAAGATCGTTCACGACGAGCTGGTCGAGATGCTGGGCGGCACCGAGGCCGACACTGCGATCTCGCTGCGCGCCGCCGCGCCTGTCGTCATCATGATGGTGGGCTTGCAGGGCTCGGGCAAAACCACCTCGACCGCCAAGATCGCCAAACGCATGAGCGAGCGCGACAAGCGCCGCGTGCTGATGGCCTCGCTCGACACGCGCCGCCCGGCCGCGCAGGAGCAGTTGAAAATCCTCGGCGAGCAGACCGGCGTTTCGACGCTCCCCATTGTCGCCGGCCAGCAGCCGGTGCAGATCGCGAAGCGTGCCATGGAAGCGGCGCGTCTCGGCGGCTACGACGTGCTGATGCTCGACACGGCCGGCCGCATTCATGTCGACGAGGATCTGATGGCCGAGGTCGCGCAGGTGCGCGACGCGACCGATCCGCACGAAACGCTGCTCGTCGCCGACAGCCTGACCGGTCAGGACGCGGTCAATGTCGCCGAATCCTTCAAGGCCCGCGTCGGCGTCACCGGCATCGTTCTGACGCGCGTCGACGGCGACGGACGCGGCGGCGCGGCGCTTTCGATGCGCGCCGTCACCGGCGTTCCGATCAAGGTGCTGGGCACCGGCGAAAAAATGGACGCGCTGGAAGATTTCCGCGCCGACCGTGTCGCCGGCCGCATTCTCGGCATGGGCGATGTCGTCAGCCTCGTTGAAAAAGCCGCCGAGACCATCGATGCCGACAAGGCCAACAAGATGGCCGAGAAAATGCGGAAGGGTCAGTTCGACCTCGACGACATGGCCGAACAGCTTGCACAGATGAAACGCATGGGCGGCATGAAGGGCGTACTCGGCATGCTGCCCGGTGTCGGCAAGGCGCAGATGCAGGCCGCCAACGCGCATATGGACGACGGTGTCGTCAAGCGTCAGGCGGCGATCATTTCGTCGATGACGAAAGACGAACGGCGCAATCCGAAAGTGCTCAACGCCAGCCGCAAGAAGCGCATCGCGCGCGGCTCCGGCACCGAGGTGCAGGAGATCAACCGCCTGTTGAAGCTGCATCGCCAGATGGCCGACATGATGAAGGCGATGGGTCGCCAGAAGGGCGGCATGTTGTCGAAACTCTTCGGCGGCGGCGCGCCGGAAATGCCGCCCGAAATGGCGTCGGATCCGAAGGCGCTCGAAAAGTTGTTGCCGCCGGGCGGCGGGTTGCCGCGCGGTCTTGGCGGCATGAGCGGTTTGCCGGGGCTTCCCGGCACGGGTTTCGGGGGCGGCCTTCCGGGCCTGCCGCCGGGAAAGAAAAAGAAATAG
- the rpsP gene encoding 30S ribosomal protein S16 has product MALKIRLARGGAKKRPFYRVVVADTRSPRDGRFIEKIGTFNPLLPKDNKDRLVLDIERAKHWLGHGALPTDRVARFLDEAGAYTRKARNNPEKSKPKAKAQERLEAARIAAEEAAEAAKAPAEEPAAEAPAEGEAPAEEAQA; this is encoded by the coding sequence ATGGCTCTGAAAATCAGGCTCGCCCGCGGCGGTGCCAAGAAGCGTCCCTTCTACCGCGTCGTCGTCGCCGACACGCGCTCGCCCCGCGACGGCCGCTTCATCGAAAAGATCGGCACGTTCAATCCGCTGCTGCCGAAGGACAACAAGGACCGCCTGGTGCTCGACATCGAGCGCGCCAAGCATTGGCTGGGTCACGGCGCGCTGCCGACCGACCGCGTCGCGCGCTTCCTCGACGAGGCGGGCGCATATACGCGCAAGGCGCGCAACAACCCGGAAAAGTCGAAGCCCAAGGCGAAGGCGCAGGAGCGTCTCGAAGCGGCGCGCATCGCGGCCGAAGAGGCCGCCGAAGCCGCCAAGGCGCCGGCCGAAGAGCCTGCCGCCGAAGCACCGGCCGAAGGCGAGGCGCCTGCCGAAGAGGCGCAGGCCTAA
- the rimM gene encoding ribosome maturation factor RimM (Essential for efficient processing of 16S rRNA), whose product MVEASQRKVCLGVVVGAHGVRGLVRVKPFTEAPEGVAAYGPVETADGARHFAIEAKGMVKELVLCRLGGIDDRDAAEVLRGTELYVPRDRLPPAGDDEGWYHADLVGLRAVGVGDHDYGTVAGVHNFGAGDLLEIAPADGGATVLMGFTEANVLQVDIAGGRIVIDPPLGTFDGGGEEPDGA is encoded by the coding sequence ATGGTCGAGGCTTCGCAACGCAAAGTCTGTCTCGGCGTCGTTGTCGGCGCGCATGGCGTGCGCGGTCTTGTCCGCGTCAAGCCGTTCACCGAGGCGCCGGAAGGCGTCGCGGCTTACGGTCCGGTCGAAACGGCCGACGGCGCGCGGCACTTCGCGATCGAGGCGAAGGGCATGGTCAAGGAACTGGTGCTGTGCCGGCTCGGCGGCATCGACGACCGCGACGCGGCCGAGGTGCTTCGCGGCACCGAGCTTTATGTGCCGCGCGACAGGCTGCCGCCGGCGGGCGATGACGAGGGCTGGTATCACGCCGATCTCGTCGGGCTTCGTGCCGTCGGCGTAGGTGACCACGATTACGGCACGGTCGCCGGCGTACATAATTTCGGCGCCGGCGATCTTCTCGAGATTGCGCCTGCGGATGGCGGGGCGACGGTACTGATGGGCTTCACCGAGGCCAATGTGCTGCAAGTCGATATTGCCGGTGGGCGCATCGTCATCGATCCGCCGCTCGGCACGTTCGATGGCGGCGGCGAGGAGCCCGATGGTGCGTGA
- a CDS encoding PIG-L family deacetylase: MLWVMGIAAGLALLAAAAVFFRYRTFFDDPAARRVRSVAGDVGAKRILAVFAHPDDEQLINGLLTSAKAEGAYLSMVTATPGDAGTQSPVVCRQSELGIIRKAEALKNGFALGIDDQEVWDYPDGGLPDIPADELIARVADAIKRYRPDLVVAFWPASGATGHKDHMRMGLVAEQAIERLRADGGAAPRFVAYPLIPRRSLLKLGRRTGKFVAENQPLPTHSTPGNMASKVRGWQIHAAQANYVAKAYKMPTRLLYMIWDKEFYAVRDLETGQWKN, encoded by the coding sequence ATGCTTTGGGTTATGGGGATCGCGGCGGGACTGGCCCTGCTGGCGGCGGCCGCCGTCTTTTTCCGCTATCGCACATTCTTCGACGATCCCGCCGCCCGGCGCGTCCGTTCGGTTGCCGGCGATGTCGGCGCGAAGCGGATTCTCGCCGTTTTCGCCCATCCCGACGACGAGCAGCTCATCAACGGGCTCCTCACCTCGGCCAAGGCGGAGGGCGCCTATCTCTCCATGGTGACGGCCACGCCCGGCGATGCCGGCACCCAGTCGCCGGTTGTCTGCCGCCAGTCCGAGCTCGGCATCATCCGCAAGGCGGAGGCGCTGAAAAACGGCTTTGCGCTCGGCATCGACGATCAGGAAGTCTGGGACTACCCCGATGGCGGTTTGCCGGATATTCCGGCCGATGAACTCATTGCCCGTGTCGCCGATGCCATCAAGCGCTACCGGCCCGATCTCGTCGTCGCCTTCTGGCCCGCCAGCGGGGCGACCGGCCACAAGGATCACATGCGCATGGGGCTTGTTGCCGAGCAGGCGATCGAGCGGTTGCGGGCGGATGGCGGCGCGGCGCCGCGCTTCGTTGCCTATCCGCTGATCCCCCGGCGCTCGCTGCTGAAGCTTGGCCGCCGGACGGGCAAATTCGTCGCCGAGAACCAGCCGCTTCCCACCCATTCGACGCCCGGCAACATGGCCTCGAAGGTGCGCGGCTGGCAAATTCATGCTGCCCAGGCCAACTACGTGGCGAAGGCCTACAAGATGCCGACGCGGCTTCTCTACATGATCTGGGACAAGGAGTTCTACGCGGTGCGCGATCTGGAGACCGGCCAATGGAAAAACTGA